In the Candidatus Electrothrix sp. GW3-4 genome, one interval contains:
- a CDS encoding CU044_2847 family protein, whose product MKELIAFEMDGQPVYVEAEVSEKEKMQRVSRSGKTEPVQAESRFTEAVERIKPAAEVVLKAFREMNTPDEIGLEFGLKFNAKAGVVFASTDSEATFKVTLKWNNPKS is encoded by the coding sequence ATGAAAGAACTGATCGCGTTCGAGATGGATGGGCAGCCAGTCTATGTAGAGGCCGAGGTCTCTGAAAAAGAAAAGATGCAGCGAGTCAGCCGGAGCGGCAAGACAGAGCCGGTACAGGCGGAATCCCGCTTTACTGAAGCCGTGGAGCGGATCAAACCGGCGGCTGAGGTGGTGCTCAAGGCCTTTCGGGAGATGAATACCCCAGATGAGATTGGCTTGGAGTTTGGGCTCAAGTTCAATGCCAAGGCTGGGGTGGTCTTTGCCTCCACAGATAGCGAGGCCACCTTCAAGGTTACGTTGAAGTGGAATAACCCGAAGTCATAA